Proteins encoded together in one Chloroflexota bacterium window:
- a CDS encoding YncE family protein, with product MRVRGRFAQPPSIAAFVAIAVLLSGALGVLSQASPVLSQARAYTFADGQQDLDAIEGRFTGDISMGALQRKGLAIDALVAENRGRFFSSRDRDAFDLLANARRAINQAEIGLVEASANLGAEGATARDCGDAAASRMVATYYAGVGAQVEVARANLEAMAKLIPNVTISPDSVLTLPDVLRGEDFSAVAREMLDWTNRVCVVESGQATGVGAEGLSRDDVARLVREQLLDPQGEAAVYVWPERVSPGDRVAARDRRVWPLGQIPRSAAIQDAWFAWIDDQPSNPRFGHDTRFVFADRSTGAYAVVPADWWPTINDQQVWDTSDARDSAPERIIAGDALSPAKPEVAAGSEEARPKLTASAASATPGDIAPHMVYAASVPKVDTLTGSTCPIARHYAAILVLDRDFEFRTEADSVGQFLSTFEGGMPTFRLRPQRPNEELPYSPFQPGDPRYVPSTWYVNGDQERQRKEVENFMAGVGRQLQPCDTLFLYVIAHAGLSDYTAKEKINGQWVKVHHYDTNMGAMDITGADLADMIARNIHCCQLTVVLQACHAGAAISHLRPVATTIVAASTADQVSKGSKFTDHFIERLKNGDDLYGATHGDLFAGNPFFTQTPIVEPGARVCPCVCIDDHGQTIWVTVTPTPSSTSTREPTLTPPPTQTPTATLDMPAHCRFVLELFTCEEPTAIRNIYVGGYGGQTAPPPPPVNPFPTLTPEQTSAPTEITSASPTATTGSTPAVSPTQTARVVPPTATPTRTSTPTTASPSSTPTPSPTPTTGSTSQTIGVGSSPYGVAVDALLNHAYVANSLGGTVSVIDGSANTIIANVPVGSGPMAVAANATTHHVFVTNPGANTVPVIDGNTNAVATVVPEANAPFAVDVDPTRNLVYVVRNLSGHLQLVDGATNTPVNSVFVGNNPVAVAVDPITGNAYVVNYTDCTLAVVNGAGLTVLQTIPLGNNPAGVAVNPQTHRVYASNFTDGTVSVVNTLTSSVVTTVHVGNHPDGVAVAPSTNRVYVANSGSGTVSVIDGATNGVVRTVSVGAGPAQVAVDDIRHRVYVTNQNANSVTVFTD from the coding sequence ATGCGAGTCCGAGGTCGCTTCGCTCAGCCACCGTCTATTGCGGCGTTCGTCGCGATCGCCGTCCTGTTGAGTGGCGCGCTGGGGGTGCTCTCGCAGGCGAGCCCGGTCCTTTCGCAGGCTCGCGCCTACACGTTCGCCGACGGCCAACAGGACCTGGACGCCATCGAGGGCCGTTTCACGGGCGACATCTCCATGGGCGCGCTCCAGCGAAAGGGTCTCGCGATCGATGCGCTCGTCGCGGAGAATCGCGGCCGCTTCTTCTCGTCGCGCGACCGGGACGCGTTCGATCTGCTCGCCAATGCCCGCAGGGCGATCAACCAGGCGGAGATCGGGCTCGTCGAAGCGAGCGCCAATCTCGGCGCGGAAGGGGCGACCGCGCGTGACTGTGGCGACGCCGCCGCGTCGCGAATGGTCGCAACCTATTACGCAGGGGTCGGCGCGCAGGTAGAGGTGGCGCGCGCGAATCTGGAAGCGATGGCCAAGCTTATCCCGAACGTCACCATCTCGCCGGATTCGGTCCTTACCCTCCCAGACGTGCTGCGGGGCGAGGATTTTTCGGCCGTTGCGCGTGAGATGCTGGACTGGACGAATCGCGTCTGCGTCGTGGAATCGGGCCAGGCGACCGGCGTAGGGGCTGAAGGACTTTCCCGCGACGATGTGGCGCGCCTCGTCCGCGAGCAGCTCCTGGATCCGCAGGGCGAGGCCGCCGTGTACGTTTGGCCGGAGCGCGTCTCACCAGGGGACCGGGTGGCCGCGCGGGACCGGCGCGTCTGGCCCCTCGGTCAGATTCCTCGCTCCGCCGCCATCCAGGACGCATGGTTCGCATGGATTGACGATCAGCCGAGCAATCCGCGCTTCGGGCACGACACCCGCTTCGTCTTTGCCGATCGGTCGACCGGCGCGTACGCCGTCGTTCCCGCTGATTGGTGGCCGACCATTAACGACCAGCAGGTCTGGGACACGAGCGACGCTCGCGACTCGGCACCCGAGCGGATCATCGCGGGGGATGCCCTGTCACCCGCGAAGCCTGAGGTGGCGGCGGGCAGCGAAGAAGCAAGACCGAAGCTCACCGCTTCTGCGGCGTCAGCTACCCCTGGCGACATCGCTCCGCACATGGTCTACGCGGCCTCTGTCCCAAAGGTGGACACGCTGACCGGATCCACGTGTCCTATTGCGCGGCACTACGCGGCCATCCTCGTTCTCGACCGCGACTTCGAGTTCCGCACGGAGGCGGACAGCGTCGGGCAGTTCCTGTCCACGTTCGAGGGCGGCATGCCGACATTTCGGCTGCGGCCCCAGCGCCCGAATGAGGAGCTGCCCTACTCGCCATTCCAGCCAGGGGACCCGCGGTATGTCCCGAGCACGTGGTACGTCAACGGCGATCAGGAGCGCCAGCGCAAGGAGGTCGAGAACTTCATGGCTGGCGTTGGGCGCCAGCTCCAGCCATGCGATACGCTCTTCCTCTACGTCATCGCGCACGCCGGGCTTTCGGACTACACGGCCAAGGAGAAGATCAACGGTCAGTGGGTGAAGGTCCACCACTACGACACGAACATGGGCGCGATGGACATCACCGGTGCCGACCTGGCCGACATGATCGCACGCAATATCCACTGCTGCCAGCTTACCGTCGTCCTGCAGGCGTGCCACGCTGGCGCGGCCATCTCGCACCTGCGACCCGTGGCCACAACGATTGTCGCCGCCTCGACCGCCGATCAGGTCTCGAAAGGCTCCAAGTTCACGGACCATTTCATCGAGCGGTTGAAGAATGGCGACGATCTCTACGGAGCAACGCACGGCGACCTCTTCGCGGGAAACCCGTTCTTCACCCAGACGCCGATCGTCGAGCCGGGCGCCCGTGTATGCCCGTGCGTCTGCATCGACGACCACGGCCAAACGATCTGGGTCACCGTGACGCCGACGCCGAGCTCGACGAGCACGCGGGAGCCAACGCTGACGCCCCCGCCCACCCAGACGCCCACGGCGACGCTCGACATGCCGGCGCACTGCCGTTTCGTCCTTGAGCTGTTTACCTGCGAGGAGCCAACCGCCATACGGAACATCTACGTGGGCGGGTATGGCGGCCAGACCGCTCCTCCACCACCTCCAGTGAACCCGTTTCCAACCCTGACGCCGGAGCAGACCTCGGCCCCCACCGAAATCACGTCGGCCTCGCCCACGGCCACGACCGGATCGACGCCTGCTGTTTCGCCGACCCAGACGGCGCGCGTCGTGCCGCCGACCGCCACGCCGACGCGCACCTCGACGCCGACGACCGCTTCGCCCTCTTCGACTCCGACCCCCAGCCCCACGCCGACCACGGGCTCGACATCGCAGACTATCGGCGTGGGAAGCTCGCCCTACGGCGTGGCGGTCGACGCGCTCCTCAATCACGCGTACGTCGCCAACAGTCTCGGCGGCACGGTGTCTGTGATCGATGGCTCGGCCAACACGATCATCGCGAACGTTCCCGTTGGTAGCGGCCCGATGGCTGTGGCGGCGAATGCGACCACGCACCACGTGTTCGTGACCAATCCCGGAGCGAACACGGTACCGGTGATCGACGGCAACACCAACGCGGTCGCGACGGTCGTGCCCGAGGCAAATGCCCCCTTCGCGGTCGACGTCGATCCGACGCGGAATCTCGTCTATGTGGTCCGCAACCTTTCGGGTCACCTTCAGCTCGTCGACGGGGCGACGAATACCCCGGTGAACTCGGTATTTGTGGGAAACAACCCCGTCGCGGTTGCGGTCGACCCGATCACCGGCAACGCCTACGTCGTCAACTACACGGACTGCACCCTCGCGGTCGTGAATGGCGCCGGCCTGACGGTGCTCCAGACCATCCCGCTCGGAAACAACCCCGCGGGCGTCGCCGTGAACCCGCAGACTCATCGCGTCTATGCGTCGAACTTCACTGACGGGACAGTCTCGGTCGTGAATACCCTGACGAGCTCGGTCGTGACCACGGTTCACGTTGGCAATCATCCCGACGGTGTCGCGGTGGCGCCCAGCACAAACCGCGTCTACGTCGCGAACTCGGGGTCCGGCACCGTGTCCGTCATCGACGGGGCGACCAATGGCGTTGTGCGCACCGTCTCCGTCGGCGCCGGCCCCGCCCAGGTCGCCGTCGACGACATCCGCCACCGCGTGTACGTGACGAACCAGAATGCGAACTCCGTGACCGTCTTTACGGACTGA
- a CDS encoding VOC family protein yields the protein MAKIRHVAFMIKEPAKVRDYYQQAFGFEQCYSSASGAFMVMDGTFNLALLPIREGESEVVGTHRADGGEADQRLGINHFGFVVDSVDEALSRIGHDLKHGVNPQDGRPAEMRVYDPWGNAFDLSSRGFFGREEVKLPAVRQVVIQTDRPAEVAEFYKDKLELGEEGRGADGSVYLSDGLIHMALVQEGLTSKQGVQYIGIQVDDWQTTADRFRSIGQTLRIPSNPNAEVTVRDPEGNLLVLSQKGWGA from the coding sequence ATGGCCAAGATTCGACACGTCGCGTTCATGATCAAGGAGCCCGCCAAGGTTCGCGACTACTATCAGCAGGCATTCGGGTTCGAGCAGTGCTATTCGTCGGCAAGCGGCGCCTTTATGGTGATGGACGGCACCTTCAACCTTGCCCTTCTGCCGATTCGAGAGGGTGAATCCGAAGTCGTCGGCACGCACCGTGCCGATGGCGGTGAGGCCGACCAGCGGCTGGGCATCAACCACTTCGGGTTCGTCGTCGACAGCGTGGACGAGGCGCTCAGCCGTATCGGGCACGACCTGAAGCACGGAGTCAATCCGCAGGACGGGCGCCCCGCCGAGATGCGCGTCTACGATCCGTGGGGGAACGCCTTCGACCTTTCGTCCCGCGGCTTCTTTGGACGCGAGGAGGTCAAGCTGCCGGCCGTGCGCCAGGTTGTGATCCAGACGGACCGCCCAGCCGAGGTTGCGGAGTTTTACAAGGACAAGCTCGAGTTGGGCGAGGAAGGCCGCGGGGCGGACGGATCGGTATACCTGAGCGATGGGCTCATCCACATGGCGCTCGTTCAGGAGGGCCTCACCAGCAAACAGGGCGTGCAGTACATCGGCATCCAGGTCGACGATTGGCAGACGACGGCCGATCGGTTCCGCTCGATCGGGCAGACGTTGCGAATTCCCAGCAATCCGAACGCGGAGGTCACCGTTCGAGACCCAGAAGGCAACTTGCTGGTGCTTTCGCAGAAAGGTTGGGGCGCATAA
- a CDS encoding 3-methyl-2-oxobutanoate hydroxymethyltransferase has product MAEKVTIQTLHEMKRQRQRIAAAVVYEAQMAQIMDRAGADVLSVGDSVSRTFLGIEDESEFTVEKMAPFCRAVARAAKRALVNCDMPGSAVNAGPKAAAEAARRLAGEGAEMVKVDIREDMDRLFPVVLGVIDSGVVPVYPQIGFTAWWERHGGDDVVDLITAKAKALEDAGAVMIDLTAVTAEVYEAASKAVRIPVIGGQSGPEADGKIYVSYSLVGYQAALLDKEDGGQTAARFIFDIGNKAIANVHAGTFAS; this is encoded by the coding sequence GTGGCCGAAAAGGTAACGATCCAGACCCTGCACGAGATGAAACGCCAGCGACAGCGAATCGCGGCCGCCGTCGTCTACGAAGCGCAGATGGCCCAGATCATGGACCGAGCCGGAGCTGACGTGCTGTCCGTCGGCGACAGCGTTTCGCGAACCTTTCTCGGGATCGAGGATGAGTCCGAGTTCACCGTCGAGAAGATGGCGCCGTTCTGCCGCGCCGTCGCGCGCGCCGCGAAACGCGCCCTGGTGAATTGCGACATGCCCGGCTCGGCAGTGAACGCGGGCCCGAAAGCGGCGGCGGAGGCCGCCCGGCGCCTCGCTGGCGAAGGCGCCGAGATGGTCAAGGTCGACATCCGCGAAGACATGGACAGGCTCTTCCCGGTCGTCCTCGGCGTGATCGATAGCGGCGTCGTCCCTGTCTATCCCCAAATCGGCTTCACAGCCTGGTGGGAGCGTCATGGCGGCGACGACGTCGTCGACCTCATCACCGCCAAGGCGAAGGCGCTCGAGGACGCGGGCGCGGTGATGATCGACCTGACAGCGGTGACCGCCGAGGTCTACGAGGCCGCGTCCAAGGCGGTACGCATCCCGGTCATCGGCGGACAGTCCGGACCGGAGGCTGACGGAAAGATCTACGTCAGCTATTCCCTCGTCGGGTACCAGGCCGCCTTACTCGACAAAGAGGACGGCGGGCAAACTGCCGCCCGCTTCATCTTCGACATCGGCAACAAGGCCATCGCGAACGTGCATGCGGGAACGTTCGCGTCGTAG
- a CDS encoding ABC transporter substrate-binding protein: protein MRQSAQNAWISLGLALLLAGCAAGAPRGQTAATDLPQASARKQIVAGILSQPAGFFHEMTNPTGTPSSVPGLQETYQLVNATLSYTDLASNRHAWLAEDVPSTDNGLWTVHPDGRMDTTWRIRKGVRWHDGEPMTSDDLRFTMDVYRDKDSGVLTIPELALVESVDTPDAQTIVVHWRRPLISADSMFGGGIAMWPLPQHVLDQPFRDNKDGFLGLSYWRGDFVGTGPFKVEEWVTDSHIVLVANDDYVLGRPRIDQVVVRFFSERSAFVAAILASAIQLPLGRGLYPEDVMQVREAGHDIKTQLSGPLGNLAPVYPQFMNPDPPIVANVNFRRALLMAIDRQEMTETLNYGLSPVAQSWVQPDIPEGRAVEDSIVRYDYNLRAASQMIQDLGYTKDPDGMFRDSSGALLSVSLKTHTQNSAHQPGTLAVARYWKAAGIDVQLEILGAEAAHDLKWRAEYPAFFFIIRGLRIDHPDQNFATKVIPTSDNHYVGGNVARFGSAEADGYIDRYLRTIPFGERTAALADLVHLQTDQVTMMPLFFQGAAYVVGANNIQNVNAGTAGTGQAWNAYQWDMS from the coding sequence ATGCGTCAGTCGGCACAGAACGCGTGGATTTCCCTCGGACTGGCTTTACTGCTGGCCGGTTGCGCGGCAGGCGCGCCGCGAGGCCAGACCGCCGCCACGGACCTGCCGCAGGCGAGCGCAAGGAAGCAGATCGTCGCCGGCATCTTGTCCCAGCCGGCCGGCTTTTTCCACGAGATGACCAATCCCACCGGGACGCCCAGCAGCGTGCCAGGGTTACAGGAAACCTATCAGCTCGTGAACGCCACGCTGTCATATACCGATCTTGCCTCAAATCGCCACGCCTGGCTCGCCGAGGACGTGCCCTCGACGGATAACGGGCTCTGGACCGTCCACCCGGACGGACGCATGGACACGACCTGGCGAATTCGGAAGGGTGTCCGCTGGCACGACGGTGAGCCGATGACCTCCGACGACCTCCGCTTCACCATGGACGTCTACCGGGACAAGGATTCCGGCGTCCTCACCATCCCCGAGCTGGCCCTGGTCGAGAGTGTCGACACGCCGGATGCCCAGACGATCGTGGTCCACTGGCGGCGGCCTCTGATTAGCGCCGATTCGATGTTCGGCGGAGGGATTGCCATGTGGCCACTGCCGCAGCACGTCCTCGATCAGCCGTTTCGGGACAACAAAGACGGCTTCCTCGGGCTGTCCTACTGGCGGGGCGATTTCGTTGGGACTGGGCCCTTTAAGGTGGAGGAGTGGGTTACGGACAGCCACATCGTCCTGGTGGCCAACGACGACTATGTGCTGGGCCGCCCGCGCATCGACCAGGTCGTGGTCCGCTTCTTCAGCGAGCGCTCGGCCTTCGTCGCCGCCATTTTGGCCAGCGCGATCCAACTCCCTCTTGGGCGCGGTCTGTACCCCGAGGACGTCATGCAGGTCCGCGAGGCCGGGCACGACATCAAGACGCAGCTCTCCGGTCCTCTCGGGAACCTCGCCCCCGTCTACCCGCAGTTCATGAATCCAGATCCGCCGATCGTCGCGAACGTCAACTTCCGGCGGGCGCTGCTCATGGCGATCGACCGCCAGGAAATGACGGAAACGCTGAACTACGGACTCAGCCCCGTTGCGCAGTCCTGGGTGCAGCCGGACATTCCCGAAGGGCGAGCGGTCGAGGACAGCATCGTCCGCTACGACTACAACCTGCGCGCCGCGAGCCAGATGATCCAGGACCTCGGATACACGAAGGACCCTGACGGAATGTTCCGCGACTCGAGTGGGGCGCTGCTGTCGGTCTCACTGAAAACCCATACCCAGAATTCGGCTCACCAGCCCGGCACGCTCGCCGTTGCCCGCTACTGGAAGGCGGCGGGAATCGACGTCCAGCTCGAGATCCTCGGTGCTGAAGCGGCCCACGACCTGAAGTGGCGCGCCGAATATCCGGCGTTCTTCTTCATCATCCGCGGTTTGCGCATCGATCACCCGGATCAGAACTTCGCCACCAAGGTGATTCCAACGTCGGACAATCACTACGTAGGCGGGAATGTCGCCCGCTTCGGGTCGGCCGAGGCGGACGGATACATCGATCGCTACCTTCGCACGATTCCATTTGGCGAGCGGACGGCCGCGCTTGCCGATCTCGTCCACCTGCAAACCGATCAGGTCACGATGATGCCCCTCTTTTTCCAGGGCGCGGCCTACGTTGTGGGGGCAAACAATATCCAGAACGTGAACGCCGGCACGGCCGGGACGGGACAGGCGTGGAACGCGTACCAGTGGGACATGAGCTGA
- a CDS encoding response regulator: MKTLVVEDSEFMGRILQRALRERGHDVVLCTSAEEAWEQCMNHEFPLILSDWMLPGMDGLELCRRIRGLPWGDRSVILIVTGRSDASDLSAVLDAGASDYLPKPLTPELFQVRLAIAERQADDSAARRLAEAQLVEARAAAAESAAWRELSRQQRLMINVISHELNTPLSAILGFSELLLDRDLVPDLKEQIAAIHDGATRLNTLVRSIVDLSLLDSGEAKIDIQTIDLGTAIPEWATELACEPRLRVQVEADLPPVQGDWSRLRQAVHHL; the protein is encoded by the coding sequence ATGAAAACTCTCGTCGTAGAAGATAGCGAGTTCATGGGCAGGATCCTGCAGCGCGCGCTGCGGGAGCGGGGACACGACGTGGTGCTGTGCACCAGCGCGGAAGAGGCGTGGGAGCAATGCATGAACCACGAGTTCCCCCTGATCCTCTCCGACTGGATGCTTCCGGGAATGGATGGTCTCGAGCTATGCCGGAGGATCCGCGGCCTGCCCTGGGGCGACCGCAGCGTGATCTTGATCGTCACCGGTCGCAGCGACGCCAGCGATTTGTCCGCGGTCCTCGACGCAGGCGCGAGCGACTATCTCCCGAAACCGCTGACGCCCGAGCTGTTCCAGGTCCGACTCGCCATCGCCGAGCGCCAGGCGGACGACAGTGCCGCCCGCCGGCTTGCCGAGGCTCAGCTCGTCGAGGCTCGCGCGGCCGCGGCTGAGTCGGCGGCGTGGCGGGAGCTGAGCCGACAGCAGCGCCTGATGATCAACGTCATCTCCCACGAGCTGAACACCCCCCTCTCCGCAATCCTCGGATTCAGCGAGCTGCTCCTCGACCGGGATCTTGTGCCCGACCTGAAGGAGCAGATCGCGGCGATCCACGACGGAGCAACCCGACTCAACACGTTGGTGCGGAGCATCGTCGATCTCTCGCTGCTCGATAGCGGAGAGGCGAAGATCGACATCCAGACCATCGACCTCGGAACCGCGATTCCGGAATGGGCGACCGAGCTGGCGTGCGAGCCCCGGCTCCGGGTGCAGGTCGAAGCCGACCTCCCACCCGTCCAGGGCGACTGGTCGCGCCTCCGACAGGCCGTCCACCACCTC